The stretch of DNA TAAAAGCCATACAGACCAGGGGATGAAGTTGAATGGCCTTACCTTCTACCAGAACCGGCTCAAAGGCCTGGATGCCCAGACGATGAAGCGTAGGCGCCCGGTTCAGGAGGACCGGATATTCCCTCACCACTTCGTCCAGTGCGTCCCATACCTCCGGAACTTCCTTCTCCACCATTTTCTTGGCGCTTTTAATCGTCGTTACATAACCTTTCTGCTCCAATCGATTGTAAATAAAGGGTTTAAAAAGTTCCAAGGCCATCTTTTTAGGCAAACCGCACTGATGCAATCGGAGATCAGGGCCGACCACGATAACCGAACGCCCGGAATAGTCCACTCGTTTGCCCAGCAGATTTTGCCGGAATCGGCCCTGTTTGCCTTTCAACATGTCACTTAACGACTTAAGTGGCCTCTTGTTCGGGCCGGTCACCACTTTGCCCCGCCGCCCGTTATCAAACAGGACATCAACTGCTTCCTGGAGCATTCTTTTCTCATTGCGGATTATGATATCGGGGGCATCCAGTTCCTTTAATCGTTTTAAACGATTATTGCGGTTAATTACCCGTCGGTAAAGATCGTTTAAATCCGAAGTGGCAAACCGGCCGCCATCCAGGGGCACCAACGGTCTTAAATCCGGCGGTAAAACCGGCACCACATCCAGGATCATCCACTCCGGACGGTTGCCTGAATCCTTGAAGGCCTCCACAACCCGTAGCCGCTTGCTGAGCTTTTTCCGCTTGGCTTCTGAACTGGTCTTCTGGAGTTCCTCACGCAAGCTCACTGACAGGGCGTTTATATCCAGATTGGAAAGCATATACTTAATGACTTCCGCCCCGATACCTGCCTTAACTTGCGTTCCAAACTCTTCTTTAACCTGTCTGTACCGGTCTTCTGAAAGCAACGTCCCTACCGGCAAGGCGTCTATGGAAGACTCGGTTACCACATAGGATTCAAAATAAAGGACTTTCTCCAGTTCTTTAAGTGTAAAATCGAGGAGGTTGCCCACCTTGCTGGGCAGGCTCTTTAAAAACCATATATGCGCTACCGGCGCAGCCAGTTCAATGTGACCCATCCGTTCCCGTCTTACTTTTGACTGTATAACTTCCACACCGCATTTCTCACATACCACTCCACGATGCTTCATCCGTTTATATTTGCCGCAGTTACACTCATAATCTTTAGCCGGGCCGAAAATCTTGGCGCAAAACAGACCGTCGCGCTCCGGTTTAAATGTACGATAATTTATTGTCTCCGGTTTTTTGATTTCACCATGCGACCACTCTCGAACCTTATCCGGCGAGGCTAAAGAAATTCGCACGAAGTCAATGTTTGAAGGATCTTTTGATCTGGCAAAATAACTATATAGATCGTCCATCTCTACTCCTTGCTTTCTTCCTCTTTTAAGTTAATCTGTTAATAAGCCGTCAGCTTTCCGGAAAAACTCTAGGCGGACTGATCGCTGAATGCTGAACGCCTACTCTTTTTCTATTAATTCTACATCTAAACTTAAACCCTGGAGTTCTTTTACCAGGACATTAAATGACTCGGGCAGACCTGCTTCCAGGGTATTGTTACCCTTAACTATCTTCTCATACATTCTCGTCCGTCCGGACACATCATCCGACTTGACCGTAAGGAACTCTTGCAAGGAATAAGCAGCGCCATAGGCCTCCATGGCCCAGACTTCCATTTCACCAAGCCGCTGGCCGCCGAATTGGGCCTTGCCGCCCAAGGGCTGTTGAGTAACCAGGGAATATGGGCCTGTACAACGGGCGTGTATCTTGTCATCAACCAGATGATGTAATTTCAGCATATACATAATGCCAACAGTCACCTTCTGGTCAAATGTCTCTCCCGTTCGACCGTCACAAAGGGTGGCCTGGCCCGATTCCGAAACACCGGCCTCGGCTAATAATCCCCTTATGTCCGATTCCTCCGCTCCGTCGAAAACCGGCGTAGCCATATGCACACCGTTCCTATAATCCTCAGCAAACTTTAATAATTCTTCATCGGTCATGTTCCCGAAAAGTTTTTTATATTGTTCGGAAGAGAATATAGCCTTTAGTTTTTTACGCAGGGCCGCTACCTGGCAATTATCAATCAAGTTTCCTATCTGCTCTCCCAGCCCTTTTGCTGCCCATCCGAGATGGGTTTCTAAAACCTGGCCTACGTTCATACGTGAGGGAACGCCAAGCGGATTTAAAACAATATCCATAGGTGTTCCATCTTCAAAATAGGGCATATTCTCTACCGGCATTATTCTTGAGACCACACCCTTATTGCCATGGCGGCCGGCCATCTTGTCGCCGACGGAAAGTTTTCGTTTAGTGGCCACATAGACCTTGACCATTTTTATCACGCCGGGAGGCAACTCATCACCCTTTTTAAAGCGGTTAATCCTGTCATCAAAAACCATCTTGATAAGGGCTGCCTGTTCCTCATGATTATCTAGAATCTTTTCTATTTCCGGCTCGATCTTGGTCTTCTCAGGGAAAGTTATGTCACGGATTTTGTGTAAGGGTATCCTGGCCAGGGCACCCGCAGTAACTTCTTCACCCTTACGAACAGCGATCTTGCCTTTTGCATCTTTTAATGAAACGGCTACCTTTTTGCCCACCATAAGCTTTTCCAGCCGGCGTCTGGTGTTCTTTTCCACAATAGCCAGTTCGTCAGCTTCATCCCTTCGAAGACGGGTAACTTCTTCGTCTTCGATAAACCTGGCCCGTTCATCTTTATCTACACCACGCCTGGAAAAGACTTTAGCATCAATAATAATGCCTTCGATACCCGGAGGTACACGTAGTGATGTATCCTTTACATCTCCCGCTTTTTCACCAAAAATAGCCCGCAAGAGTTTCTCTTCCGGCGAAAGTTGCGTCTCACCCTTAGGCGTCACCTTACCAACCAGAATATCGCCCGCTTTCACCTCGGCCCCAACCCGAACGATACCGCTTTCATCTAAATCCTTAAGGGCCTCCTCGCCTACGTTAGGGATATCACGGGTAATCTCCTCTTTCCCCAATTTTGTGTCCCGGGCTACCGTCTCAAACTGTTCGATATGAATAGACGTAAAAACATCGTCCATTACTAATCGTTCGCTGACCAGTATAGAATCCTCAAAGTTGCATCCACCCCAGGGCATAAAGGCTACCATTATGTTCTTACCCAATGCCAGTTCGCCTTTTTCCGTAGCCGGGCCATCCGCAATTATCTGACCGGGGCGTACAACATCTCCTCTGTGCACAATCGGTTTTTGATTTATGCAGGTGCTCTGATTTGACTTCTGGAACTTGATAAGTCTGTAAATCTCCACTCCCGCTGATCGCCTTGGATGCTCTTCATCTTCATAACGTACTACAATACGATTGGCATCCACTTCTTCCACGTAACCATGGCCCCTGGCCACTACCGCAGCTCCGGAATCCCGGGCCACAACACCTTCGAGACCGGTGCCAATCACCGGAGCGCCTGCCTTCAAAAGAGGCACCGCCTGCCTCTGCATGTTTGACCCCATCAAGGCCCTGTTGGCGTCGTCATTCTCCAAAAAGGGGATTAGAGAAGCGGCGACACTTACTAACTGATTAGGCGAAACGTCCATAAAGGTTATTTCTTCCGGACGTACCATAACGAACTCGCCATCGCGGCGGGCAGAGACAATATCACGCAAAAAATTACCTTTTGCATCTATAGGCGCATTAGCCTGAGCGATAGCATGATCCTGCTCATCCAGGGCGGAAAGATAACGAACTTTCTTAGTAACGACCCCATTCATTACTTCACGATAAGGCGTCTCGATAAATCCATAATGGTTTACCTTGGCATAGGTACTGAGAGAAACAATAAGGCCGATATTCGGCCCTTCCGGGGTCTCGACCGGGCATATCCGCCCATAATGGGTCGGGTGCACGTCCCTTACCTCAAAACCGGCGCGCTCACGAGAAAGACCGCCCGGGCCAAGGGCGCTTAGTCTTCTTTCATGAGTTATCTCAGAAAGCGGATTGTTTTGATCCATAAACTGTGAAAGCTGACTGGTGCCAAAAAATTCCTTGACGGCAGAAGAAACCGGCTTGGGATTAATGAGATCATGCGGCATTGCGGCCTCAATCTCTTGAAGGCTCATACGCTCCTTGATGGCCCTTTCCATACGCACTAAACCGATGCGATATTGATTTTCAATCAGCTCACCCACCGCCCGAACACGGCGATTTCCAAGATGGTCGATATCATCCACCGGGCCCTGGGTATCCTTAAGTTTAATAAGATAGCGCACGGCCTCCAGGATATCTTCCTTCCTCAGGGTTCGGTCCGTAACAGAACTATCCATCTTAAGCCGGAGATTCAATTTATAGCGTCCTACATCGGAAAGGTCATAAGTTTCCGGGCTGAAAAAGAGAGAATTGAAAAAGGTATTGGCTATCTCCGGAGTGGGTATGCTGCTGGGCCGGAGTCGGCGATAGATGTCCATTATGGCTTCTTCCGGGGTGTTAACCCTGTCCAAGAGCATGGTATCGCGCAGGGAAGGGCCGACCTTTACTCCATCTATATACAGAGTTTCAAACGCCGGGATATTTTTCTCTTTGATTAACTGGAACTTATCCTCGGTAATTTCTTCATTACATGAGATCAGAACCTCTCCGGTGGCCGGGTCAATTAGATCGCGGGCCATGATTGACCCCTTGATATCTTCAAAGTCAAGAGGGATAGTCTCTATTTTGGCATCTTCTATCTTATTGGCCGCCATCCTTGTAATCTTACGGTTCT from Desulfovibrionales bacterium encodes:
- the rpoB gene encoding DNA-directed RNA polymerase subunit beta, whose amino-acid sequence is MQRIRKDFGRIGRVIDIPDLMEMQRRSYERFLQKDVPPEKREDVGLQGVFKSVFPIKDFSGTSSLEFVHYAFGEPKYSVEECLQRDMTYEAPLKITVRLVSYDVDKDIGTQSIRDIKEQEIYFGTIPLMTARGTFIINGTERVIVSQLQRSPGIFFDHDQGKTHSSGKVLYSARIIPIRGSWADFEFDHKDVLYVRIDRRRKFPVTALLKALGYSTEQLLGYFYQAETIFIDQGGIKKRFVPELFIGKKAVRDIVDPETKEVIVKKNRKITRMAANKIEDAKIETIPLDFEDIKGSIMARDLIDPATGEVLISCNEEITEDKFQLIKEKNIPAFETLYIDGVKVGPSLRDTMLLDRVNTPEEAIMDIYRRLRPSSIPTPEIANTFFNSLFFSPETYDLSDVGRYKLNLRLKMDSSVTDRTLRKEDILEAVRYLIKLKDTQGPVDDIDHLGNRRVRAVGELIENQYRIGLVRMERAIKERMSLQEIEAAMPHDLINPKPVSSAVKEFFGTSQLSQFMDQNNPLSEITHERRLSALGPGGLSRERAGFEVRDVHPTHYGRICPVETPEGPNIGLIVSLSTYAKVNHYGFIETPYREVMNGVVTKKVRYLSALDEQDHAIAQANAPIDAKGNFLRDIVSARRDGEFVMVRPEEITFMDVSPNQLVSVAASLIPFLENDDANRALMGSNMQRQAVPLLKAGAPVIGTGLEGVVARDSGAAVVARGHGYVEEVDANRIVVRYEDEEHPRRSAGVEIYRLIKFQKSNQSTCINQKPIVHRGDVVRPGQIIADGPATEKGELALGKNIMVAFMPWGGCNFEDSILVSERLVMDDVFTSIHIEQFETVARDTKLGKEEITRDIPNVGEEALKDLDESGIVRVGAEVKAGDILVGKVTPKGETQLSPEEKLLRAIFGEKAGDVKDTSLRVPPGIEGIIIDAKVFSRRGVDKDERARFIEDEEVTRLRRDEADELAIVEKNTRRRLEKLMVGKKVAVSLKDAKGKIAVRKGEEVTAGALARIPLHKIRDITFPEKTKIEPEIEKILDNHEEQAALIKMVFDDRINRFKKGDELPPGVIKMVKVYVATKRKLSVGDKMAGRHGNKGVVSRIMPVENMPYFEDGTPMDIVLNPLGVPSRMNVGQVLETHLGWAAKGLGEQIGNLIDNCQVAALRKKLKAIFSSEQYKKLFGNMTDEELLKFAEDYRNGVHMATPVFDGAEESDIRGLLAEAGVSESGQATLCDGRTGETFDQKVTVGIMYMLKLHHLVDDKIHARCTGPYSLVTQQPLGGKAQFGGQRLGEMEVWAMEAYGAAYSLQEFLTVKSDDVSGRTRMYEKIVKGNNTLEAGLPESFNVLVKELQGLSLDVELIEKE